CCGTGTGGAAAGAAGACCGTACCAGTTCCTTTATAAGGACGATACCGGATACCACTTCATGCATAGTGAGACCTTTGAACAAATTCCTATTCCTGAAGAATTGATCAATGCACCGGGATTGCTCAAGGAAGGACAGGAAGCAGAGATTGTCTTTCATGCTGATACTGAAACTCCGTTATATTGTGAATTACCTGCATTTGTAGTCCTGGAAATAATATACACTGAACCGGGCTTCAGGGGAAATACGGCTACCAATGCCCAAAAAGAGGCTACAGTCGAAACAGGTGCCACCGTTAAAGTACCTCTTTTCATTAATGCCGGTGAGAAAATCAAAGTTGATACCCGCACCGGAGAATATGGGGAAAGGGTGAAATAAGAGAAAACATATCAATATGAAGATAACTCCTCCCCTAACGCTTAAGCAAGCTGCAATTCTTATTGGTGCAGAATATAAAGGTGATCCGGATCATTTGATAACCGGCATTAACGAAATTCATATGGTTGAAGCCGGGGATCTCACTTTTGTAGACCATCCGAAATATTATTCTAAAGCATTGCAGTCAAGGGCTACGACAATAGTCATCAATAAGAATGTTACGCTACCTGATGGCAAAGGATTGCTCATTTGCGAAGATCCTTTTGCCTCGTATGTTTTTCTTGCGAAAAAATTCCGGCCTTTCAATGGATGCGATCGTACCATCAGTGAGAAGGCAGAAATTGGTGAAGGCACAGTTATTCAGCCGGGTGCATTCATTGGTAATTATGTAAAAATTGGCAAAGACTGCATCATCCACTCTAATGTCAGCATTTATGATCATTGCGAGATAGGCGATCGGGTTGTCATTCATGCCAACTCGGTCATAGGTGCTGATGCGTATTATTACCAGAGAAAACCGGAAGGTTACAGAAAACTGGAATCGTGCGGAAGGGTGGTCATTGAGGATGATGTTGAAATAGGTGCCCTGTGTTCCATCGATAAAGGCGTTTCAGGTGATACATGCATTGGAAAGGGCACAAAATTCGACAATCATGTCCAGGTAGGACATGACACACAGATTGGCCGGAATTGCCTCATCGGCGCCCACTCGGCTATTGCAGGTGCGACCACAATTGAGGATGATGTCATACTTTGGGCTATGGTGGCTATCAATAAAAACATAGTTATTGGCAAAGGTGCAGTTCTTTTAGCGACAACCGGCACAGAAAAGTCGCTTGAGGGAGGCAAGGTATATTTCGGTATCCCCGCTGATGAAGTCCGCAAAAAATGGCGTGAAATCGCTCTACTTAAAAAATTACCGGAAATCTATAAAAAACTGAATCTGTAAGATCAGAAAGCAGATTTAATAAGCATCCATCCTACCCTGTCTTTGGCCGGTCATTGTCATGGGGATAATCAGCATCTACCTGTTGAATGCCAGCCCGTGCCTCATCTTTTCTATCGAGGTGATAGACATCCAATGCAACAAGAATGGCGATAAATCCCCAGACCGGTATCGATAATTTGTCCGTATCGAGGAAGTTATTCAGTAATCCGTGCACAAAATATGTTGAAAGACTGAGTACTGTGACAAGACTCAGCATTTTTACTTCTCTTGATTGAGCTTTTTTGTAAATCCTGAGGCCGGTGATAAAAAATGAAATAACTATACCCACCATGGTAAGCATGCCGATCACGCCCGATTCGGCAAGGGGTCCAATATATTCACTATGCGCATTGCCAAGATCTCCGAAATTGGTACTTATAATGGTCTTCTCTTTTGTTCTTTGAAATGGTGCATACAAGAACTGGTAAGTGCCCGGTCCCCATCCAAAGAAAGGCCGCTCATGGAACATCCGGATGGCAGACTGCCAGCGGTTTATTCTTTCCAGATTTGAAGCATCGGAAGATATATTGACAATGGATTGAACATGTTCTATAAAATTGGTTGATGTATCCTGCTTGTTTTTCTCAAGGGCATCAAGAATTTGCCATTTAAATGTAAAGAAGATACCAACCAGCAAAGCGACAGTCAGCAATATCCAGCGAAATTTAATCCGGAAAACGATAATAAGGTATAACAGGGCAGCCACAGCAAGGCTTATCCATGCAGCACGGCTAAAAGAAAGGTACAGAGCAACGAGTAATATGACCGTAATCAGCAAAGCTACAAGTCGGAGCGTTTTAGAGGATTGCCTATTAAACGAGAATCCGATAAAAACAGGAATAAAAATAGTAAGAATAGCACCCCAGGCCGTATGGTCATTGTAAAACGGTGTCATCACCCAATGACCGGCTTCTTCATCAAAACCCTGCAAAGCATGGTTGCGAACGGTATATGCAATAATACCGAGGAGAGGAATCACATAAACCCAACTAAACGTTTTAATATTGCCAAATTTCCTGAATAACTGTATGCCAATGAAATAAATCGGAATAATAAACCAGAGACGAGCGATAAGAAACTTAAAGGACACCAACCTTATTTCACTGGTAAGGCTGGTAAGAAAAATCCAGACAAGACTGATTAAAATGAAGATGGAAACCGGATGTTTAAGTACCTTGCTATCAAAATTATTTTTATATAAACCCCTCAGGATAAATAGAATGAGCACACCGAAGAGCAAAGGTTCTGTCGGCAGGGAGATGCCGAGTCCCATATCAATATTTCGTACATTGATAGCAACGGGGGTTAGAAAAACAATCAAAAAAATCAGCTTATCCAGAAAAAAAATATACAGAATGCCAATGATGATGGCAACAGGAATCAGAATAGAAATGAAAAAATATTCCTTCAGGATCAATACCACATTCAGCATGACGAAAAGTATGCTGAAAATATAAACCCATTTTAATTTGATTTTTTCTATCAAAATGAAGAATATTTAACTTATTGACATGTTCATTATTTCTATGCCTGATTGCCCGGAGGTGCAGAAGCTCTGGTATCAGAGGTTTTCACCTGGTAATAGTGCCTGTTCTCGACGATTACAATTATAATCAGGGAAAGTAGAAGAGTGACGGTTACGGAATAGAAAACCATCAGCCAGCGCACAGGATATGATTTTTTATCTGCAATGACAGGCGGTGAAACAATATTTGTATATGTAAATTCCTTTGTCGCATTGTAATAGGCTCTGTCATACTCTTCCTGAAAAATGGAATAAAGCCTGAGTAGATCATACATGCGTGTGTTATTGTAAATAAATACCCCACCTTTCTCTTCAATGGCTTTTTTAAGTTTAGCCACTTCGGTAAAGTTGATATTTTTTGCAGCATCTGTTCCGTCAACAGTTCTAAGATATCCCCGGGCTACTTCCCGCGTTTGATTGGCATAATCAACAATCTGGTACCGTGTTCTCAGGTCATAAAGATTCCTTTCGACAGTATCCAGCTCATTCTTTGTCATGTCGAGCATTTGCTTTGCTATGGTCACCACCTCGTTGTACTTATCACGGTGAATCTTTCTTATCTTCAGATTATAGAAATCTAAAATTGCATTTACAATATCATAAGCCATCCTGGGATCAGAATCCATGACTTCAATTTCGACCGATTCGTACATTGTTTTATTTATCTTGACATTTTTGCCGTACTTGTACATCATCGTAGAATAGAAGTACTTATAGCTGGAATCAATCCTGTAATGTTTTGCCAGGTTAAACTTTTTAATGACACTGTCTTTAATATCTTTAGAATTAAACCATTGAATCATCTGCTCTGTTTCGCTTTCATCAGAATATGGGGCAATATTCGAAGGATAAACAACAGCTACCGATTTAAATCTGGGCTTAATAAAGAATGGACCCGAAAAGATGGCCGCCAGTAACCCCGCCAAAACACAGAGTATGATTATATGCCACTTCCATTTGAATACGATTCGCAGCAGGTTGATATTGTTTAAGATATTCTCCATGTCAAATGTGATATTGGTAGTTTGATTTTCTTTTTTTTCTGTTATTTCTGTATTCTTTCCATTCGTCGATCCAGTTGTTTCTTCTTTGATTATTCTGGTCTTTTCTTCATTATAAGTTTTTGTCTTTTTTTCATCAGCTACTCTGGATTTATTCTCACCCGCTTTATTAGTCTCTTTAATATTTGTCTTGACATTTCCCGGCAGAAAAAGAGTTTGAAAATTCGGCCAGAAATTAAGGTTGTAACTCAGACTTTTTTTTTTAGAATCAAATAGTTTCCCCTTGGTGACATTATCAATGGTGATAATGACGAGCAGGGTCACCAGAAATGCTGAAACAGTCGAAACCAAGACAATAAGCCATCGTAAGGGGTATGATTTTTTTTCGGCTGAATATGCGCTACTGACAACGAATTTCTGGGGAAGTTCCTCTTCAGCGTCGACCTTAGCCTCTTCATATTTTGTCTTCAGAACGCTAAACTGTTTTTTCTCATGTTCCAAAGCATCCCTCAATGAAACATAGGGTCCGCCATATTTGGCCAAAGTATCCAGTTTCCTTTCAAGTGCCCTGATGCCGGAAGTGTTATTTTTAGCAATCTCGATAGCCAATTGCTGGTTTATCATCTCAGCCTGTGTTTCATAGTCATGAACACCTTTTTTCCTCAGTTCAGTGAGTGAATCCTCCATCTGTTGAATTTCATCCATCCTCTGCAAATACTCGGCTTTGACGATCTTAAATCCTTTGATGGCACGCTGCTTCTGCATGTCGATCTTTACCGAGTCAAGAAGATTGGAGATATCATTGGCAATGTTTGCAGCTAATTGAGGATCTTTATCCAAAACAATAATTTTCACAGCATTATATTCCGTGCGGCGGTATGTTATATTGCTTTCATATTGATCGTAAAGTTTTGTAAGCTTAAATCTTGAATTGGGATCAATATTATAATGCTTCATCAGATCAAATTTCTGGATGATGCGGTCCCTTATGCGATTCGAGTTCAAAATCTGCAGCATTTGTTCAGTTTGTTCATCCTCACCGAAGGCTAGAATATCCTCTTTACCTCCATATGTTTCACTTAAAAGAGCTTTTGAAATAGAACTGACAGAGGTGGGATACATCACCACTGTTGATTTGTACAAAGGAGTTATAAACCATGGTGAAGAAAAAATAACAGAGAGCACAAAAGCCAAAATTGAGATGATTAGGACAGGTTTCCGCCATACAATCAGAAACAGAATAAAATTCGATGAATCAAAATCTTTTTCCTCAGTAAATTTTTCAGCCATACGATGTTAGTTTTGAGTAGTCAAAATTATAAATTTTTGAAAAAGAAAAGGATATTTATTTTGACAATTTGGCAAAGGGAGTGAGAAGCCCTTTTAGCCGTGCTTTAAAATATTAATCAGACTGCGGACACTCAATAAGCGGAGAAGTGCTGCAAACACGAAAGATCCCACCAGCATAATGCTAAAATTAATTAACCAGGAATAACCAAGCCGGTGTGTCAACAAATTTATACCAATAACACCAAGTACAAAAATTCCAAGGGTCGACAGATACCGGATGTTGATCCGGAACCTGAACAGGTATTGTGCAACAATAATCTGGACAACTGCTGACAGATACTGGGTGATGATGCTGGCATAAGCTGATCCGATAGCCTGAAGCCTTGGGATAAGGATTATATTAAGCGTCAGGCTGATGATCATGCTGCATGCCGCGATGATGTTCAGCTGCATCAGACTGCCATTAGCAGTAAGTAAAGAACCAAAAACATAAGTTGTAGAGATAGCCACAAAGCCCAGCATCAGCAACCTGAAAACACCCGATGATTCATCGATATGCTCACGGTACAGCAGATTCATCAGTTCATGGCTGAAAAAGAAGGAACCAGCAGCAACAATGATGGCAATTGTAATCAGAAGTGTGAATGACAGCCTGACCATTTCTTCGACAGATTCCCTGTTTTTTATCATACGTGAAAAAATGGGTATCAGCAATACGGAGAATAGAAAGGCAATCATGTTAGTTGCATCCAGTAACCGGAAGGCTGAGGCGTAAACCGTGACCTGCTCTGCGCCTTTTGCATCCGGTAATAACCTCTCAATCAATACCGAATCAATCCGGTTATAAAACGTCATAAGCAATACCAGAAGAGCAAATGGAAAGCTTTTCTTGATAATCATTATAAAAAAAGGCCGGTTCCATGATAACCTTTTAAATGCCGATTTTTTAATAACGATACCAAGAGCTGTAAGGGCAGTAAGACTATATGCCAGAGTCTGTATGTAAATGAACCATTCGATGCGAAAAGGTTCACTTGTTATATTCCCCCAAAGCAACAGGGAGCAAAAAATAATCATCAAAATCCTATCAAGCACCGACAGGAAGCTATCGGTCTTAAAAAGTAATAATCCGGAAATATTTGAACGGAGATAAAAAATCAAAGAAATCAGGAATTGATTAGCTCCCAACAACAATAAAAATTTAAGCTGGCGTCCATGGTACCCAATAATAAGGGCAATACCAAAAGTCACAACTAAATACACAACAGCCAACAAGAGTTTAAGTACCATTATTCTGGAAAAATGTTTATTGAGGAGTTGGCTGTTCTGGGCGATGTTTCTATTATTAAAATTGGTTATGCCCAGGTCAAGGAGCATATTGAAAAGAAAAGAAAAATTGAACACAGCGAAATAAAAACCATAATCCGTACTGAGCAAATTCTGGACAGTTAAGTCAATACCAAATATCCAGAATGGTTTAACCAGGAAATTGAGTAATAATATCAGTCCGAGATTTGTAATGAATTTCTTTTGCATGACGACGCCGGTTAAAGAGTTCTGCCTTCAGGAATGAAAAAGAAATTTTCGGTATGGTGGATGTTTCTATCGAAAGGGACCAGATGTTTTTTATCCCGAATCCAAATGGCATAACCTGCATCATGCATCAGCCGGAGACAGGTATCCCTTTTTTTATCATCCCACAATTCACAATATACCAGTGGTTTATGCCGGTTTAGCAGTTGCCTTGCTCCATCCAGGACATAATACTCATAGCCTTCCACATCAATTTTTATAGCAATGACAGGGGAGTTAATATTTTTGAATTCATCATAGGAATCGAGGCTGTGCAATGGCATCAGGTACTTTTCGCCGTCATTCAGTTCCACATAATCTTCATCTATCACATGACTCAATCCCTGCAATCTTACCGAATGTACAACAGGCATGACCATATGGATATGACCTTCTGAATTGCCGACAGCTGTTTCATGGACGCGGACATTTTTCAATCCAAAAAACCGGATAATACGTTTCAATGTTCTAATATTCTGTGGAATAGGCTCAAATGCATGGACCTGAGAA
The sequence above is drawn from the Bacteroidota bacterium genome and encodes:
- a CDS encoding polysaccharide biosynthesis C-terminal domain-containing protein, translating into MQKKFITNLGLILLLNFLVKPFWIFGIDLTVQNLLSTDYGFYFAVFNFSFLFNMLLDLGITNFNNRNIAQNSQLLNKHFSRIMVLKLLLAVVYLVVTFGIALIIGYHGRQLKFLLLLGANQFLISLIFYLRSNISGLLLFKTDSFLSVLDRILMIIFCSLLLWGNITSEPFRIEWFIYIQTLAYSLTALTALGIVIKKSAFKRLSWNRPFFIMIIKKSFPFALLVLLMTFYNRIDSVLIERLLPDAKGAEQVTVYASAFRLLDATNMIAFLFSVLLIPIFSRMIKNRESVEEMVRLSFTLLITIAIIVAAGSFFFSHELMNLLYREHIDESSGVFRLLMLGFVAISTTYVFGSLLTANGSLMQLNIIAACSMIISLTLNIILIPRLQAIGSAYASIITQYLSAVVQIIVAQYLFRFRINIRYLSTLGIFVLGVIGINLLTHRLGYSWLINFSIMLVGSFVFAALLRLLSVRSLINILKHG
- the efp gene encoding elongation factor P; translation: MATTADFRNGLCLDIFDGLYTIVEFQHVKPGKGPAFVRTKLKSLKSGKVIQHTFDAGEKVDIARVERRPYQFLYKDDTGYHFMHSETFEQIPIPEELINAPGLLKEGQEAEIVFHADTETPLYCELPAFVVLEIIYTEPGFRGNTATNAQKEATVETGATVKVPLFINAGEKIKVDTRTGEYGERVK
- a CDS encoding O-antigen ligase family protein yields the protein MIEKIKLKWVYIFSILFVMLNVVLILKEYFFISILIPVAIIIGILYIFFLDKLIFLIVFLTPVAINVRNIDMGLGISLPTEPLLFGVLILFILRGLYKNNFDSKVLKHPVSIFILISLVWIFLTSLTSEIRLVSFKFLIARLWFIIPIYFIGIQLFRKFGNIKTFSWVYVIPLLGIIAYTVRNHALQGFDEEAGHWVMTPFYNDHTAWGAILTIFIPVFIGFSFNRQSSKTLRLVALLITVILLVALYLSFSRAAWISLAVAALLYLIIVFRIKFRWILLTVALLVGIFFTFKWQILDALEKNKQDTSTNFIEHVQSIVNISSDASNLERINRWQSAIRMFHERPFFGWGPGTYQFLYAPFQRTKEKTIISTNFGDLGNAHSEYIGPLAESGVIGMLTMVGIVISFFITGLRIYKKAQSREVKMLSLVTVLSLSTYFVHGLLNNFLDTDKLSIPVWGFIAILVALDVYHLDRKDEARAGIQQVDADYPHDNDRPKTG
- a CDS encoding FkbM family methyltransferase, which translates into the protein MKEGIKKILQAILGFKTYLFIFSLFTIVTLKWKKDESAFLDFLELVPDDGIVLDIGANIGVMTVHFARRLQHSQVHAFEPIPQNIRTLKRIIRFFGLKNVRVHETAVGNSEGHIHMVMPVVHSVRLQGLSHVIDEDYVELNDGEKYLMPLHSLDSYDEFKNINSPVIAIKIDVEGYEYYVLDGARQLLNRHKPLVYCELWDDKKRDTCLRLMHDAGYAIWIRDKKHLVPFDRNIHHTENFFFIPEGRTL
- a CDS encoding Wzz/FepE/Etk N-terminal domain-containing protein; its protein translation is MAEKFTEEKDFDSSNFILFLIVWRKPVLIISILAFVLSVIFSSPWFITPLYKSTVVMYPTSVSSISKALLSETYGGKEDILAFGEDEQTEQMLQILNSNRIRDRIIQKFDLMKHYNIDPNSRFKLTKLYDQYESNITYRRTEYNAVKIIVLDKDPQLAANIANDISNLLDSVKIDMQKQRAIKGFKIVKAEYLQRMDEIQQMEDSLTELRKKGVHDYETQAEMINQQLAIEIAKNNTSGIRALERKLDTLAKYGGPYVSLRDALEHEKKQFSVLKTKYEEAKVDAEEELPQKFVVSSAYSAEKKSYPLRWLIVLVSTVSAFLVTLLVIITIDNVTKGKLFDSKKKSLSYNLNFWPNFQTLFLPGNVKTNIKETNKAGENKSRVADEKKTKTYNEEKTRIIKEETTGSTNGKNTEITEKKENQTTNITFDMENILNNINLLRIVFKWKWHIIILCVLAGLLAAIFSGPFFIKPRFKSVAVVYPSNIAPYSDESETEQMIQWFNSKDIKDSVIKKFNLAKHYRIDSSYKYFYSTMMYKYGKNVKINKTMYESVEIEVMDSDPRMAYDIVNAILDFYNLKIRKIHRDKYNEVVTIAKQMLDMTKNELDTVERNLYDLRTRYQIVDYANQTREVARGYLRTVDGTDAAKNINFTEVAKLKKAIEEKGGVFIYNNTRMYDLLRLYSIFQEEYDRAYYNATKEFTYTNIVSPPVIADKKSYPVRWLMVFYSVTVTLLLSLIIIVIVENRHYYQVKTSDTRASAPPGNQA
- a CDS encoding UDP-3-O-(3-hydroxymyristoyl)glucosamine N-acyltransferase, which codes for MKITPPLTLKQAAILIGAEYKGDPDHLITGINEIHMVEAGDLTFVDHPKYYSKALQSRATTIVINKNVTLPDGKGLLICEDPFASYVFLAKKFRPFNGCDRTISEKAEIGEGTVIQPGAFIGNYVKIGKDCIIHSNVSIYDHCEIGDRVVIHANSVIGADAYYYQRKPEGYRKLESCGRVVIEDDVEIGALCSIDKGVSGDTCIGKGTKFDNHVQVGHDTQIGRNCLIGAHSAIAGATTIEDDVILWAMVAINKNIVIGKGAVLLATTGTEKSLEGGKVYFGIPADEVRKKWREIALLKKLPEIYKKLNL